The nucleotide sequence AACGGCGGGGACGCCGGCCTGATCGGCAACGGCGGGGCCGGTGGAGCCGGCTTTAATGCCGGCAACGGCGCTGCGGGTGGGGCCGGTGGCGCCGGCGGGCATGGCGGCTGGCTGTACGGCAACGGGGGCGTTGGTGGCGTAGGCGGCACGGGAGGGGCAGGGGTGCCCGCCGTGCCGACTGGTGGTCACGGCGGCGCCGGTGGCGTGGGCGGGGCTGCCGGGCTGTGGGGCGACGGCGGTGCCGGTGGGGCCGGGGGGCAAGGCGGTGCGGGTCGGGTAGGCGCGGCCGGCGGAGCCTCTCCGGGCGGTACCGGCGGGCATGGCGGGGTTGGCGGGATAGGCGGTTCCGGCGGGGCGGGTGGCTGGCTTGCCGGCAACGGAGGTTCGGGCGGGGCCGGCGGTGCCGGGGGGATGGGCGGCATGGGCGGCACCGGTGCTTCCATCGGCGGCGGCGGTGGCACTGGCGGTGCCGGCGGGTCCGGTGCCGCCGGGGGCGATGGTGGTTGGTTGTTCGGTGACGGCGGGTCCGGTGGCGCCGGCGGAGTGGGCGGGCAAGGTGGCGCCGGCCGAGGTAGCGAGATCGGGGGTGGCACCGGCGGCGCCGGCAGCGCCGGTGGTGCCGGTGGCGCCGGCGGCGCGGGTGCCTGGCTATTCGGCAACGGAGGTTCGGGTGGCGCCGGCGGTGCCGGGGGTATGGGCGGCAACGGCGGTAATGGCGTCGGCAACCCGGGGGATGGCGGCGACGGCGGCGGTGGCGGTGCCGGGGCCGGCGGTGGGGACGGTGGCTGGCTGTGGGGCAGCGGTGGCAACGGCGGCAGCGGTGGGGCGGGTCGTGACGGCGGAGACGGTGGCGTCAACCCGAAGAGCGGCGGCACCGGTGTCGCCGGTGCCGGTGGCGATGGCGGCGATGGCGGCGACGGCGGCGACGCCGCACTCGTCGGCAACGGTGGCAATGGCGGGGCCGGCGGCAGCGGCGTCACCGACGGAGCCGGCGGCAGCGGCGGTGCAGGTGGTGGGCTGTATGGAACGCCCGGCATGTCGGGTTAGCCGCGACACCGCGCCGGGGCTCTCACCGATACAGTTCGCGCAGCTCCCGCTTGAGCACCTTGCCCGCCGGATTGCGGGGCAGGGCCGCGGTGAAGATCAATCTTTTCGGCAACTTGTAGCGCGCCAGCCGGGCAGCGCAAAACTCCACGATGCCCGCTTCGCTCACCGCACCCTGGTCGGACACCACGATGGCGCAGGCGATCTCGCCCCATTTCTGGTCGGGTAACCCGATGACGGCCACTTCGGTGACGCCGGGGATTCCGGTGATGACGTTCTCGATCTCGGCCGGGTAGATGTTCTCACCACCGGAGATGATCATGTCTTTGATCCGGTCTTTGATGTAGAGATAGCCGTCACTGTCGATCTCGCCGACATCGCCGGTACGGAACCAGTCGCCGTGGAAAGCGTCGCGGGTGGCGTCCGGGCGGTTCCAGTATTCCTTGAGCAGGAAGTCGGACTTGATCACCACCTCGCCCTGTCCGCGTTCGGCGATCATGCCGTCGTCGGTGCGTACGCGAACGTCGGCGAACATGGTGGCGCGTCCGGCCGAGCCGACCTTGGCCAGGGCGTCTTCCCCGAGCAGCAGGGTGCCGCCGCCGCATGATTCGGTGAGTGCGTAGCCCTGAACGACCTGCATGTTCTTGGCGGCATACATCCTGATCAGCGCCTCGGGCATGGGCGCACCGCCGGTGATGAAGCAACGGAACTCGGGTGCATCGAGCTCGGTGAATTCGGGTACCAAACGCATGAAGTTCAAAATCGCCGGTACGGCGCCGGCCAGCGAAACCCGCTCGTCGACGATCAGCGACCAGGCCTTGGCCGGGTCGAACTGTGGCATCGAGACAAGGGCGACGCCGCGCATGGCGCACATGATGACCGTGGTCAGCGCCGCGACGTGGAACATCGGCAACGGCAGCAATAGGCGGTCCTGGTAGCGCACGTCTACGGTCAGTGACCATGAGCTGGCCGCCGTGTGCACCGAGTCATGAGTATGCACAACCCCTTTGGGGTTTCCGGTGGTGCCTGAGGTGTACATGATGAACAGGTTGTCCGACCCGCCGCTATCGCAGACAGGCTCGCCGGCATCGGCGGTTTCGAGGCGTTGCGCCAGGCAGCCTTCGCCGTCCGACAACGGCACCCAGCTGAGGACGTTGTGGGACCGCTCGGTTGCGGCTTTGATCGCGGTGACCACCGGTTGCAACGACTGGTCGTAGATCAGGACGGTGCTGCCGCTGTCGGCAAGGATGAATCCCAGTTCGGGTGCCGCAAGGCGGGTGTTGAGCGGCACGGCCACCGCCCCGAGCTTGGCTGCGCCGTAGAACAGGCAGCAGAACGCGACACTGTTGGGCATCAACAGCGCGACGCGATCGCCCTTGCCGACCCCGAGCGCCCTCAGCACGCTGGCGCATCGGTTGGTCAGTATGTTCAGCTCGGTGTAGTCCATCCGCACGTTGGTCGAGGGCTCTACGTAGGCCTGCAGCCGAGGAGATATATGCGCGCGTTGTTTGAGCATGGCGCCGATGTTCTTCATGGTGGTTCCTGTCCGGTCCAGCGGGTTGACGATGTGACTTATGCGGAATCGGCCTGGTGACCAGCGATTGCCGGTGCTGACCTGCCGATGTCGGTTTGTAGTTGGCCGAAGGCCTGCTCAATCAGTTGGGCAAGCCGGACGGGCTCGCGTACGGCCTCGGGCGCAGCGCCGATGCCCAGGCACAGTTGCTCGTTCACGCTTGCGACGGTGACGTTCAGCCCGGCTCCCGGCGGCAAGATGGGCAAACCACCGAATGAGACCATCGGTGCACCGGCCAAATACAGTTGTTCGGCAGGGCCTTTCATGTTCGATATCACCAGGTTGGCGCTGGGCGCCTTGCCGAACCCGGGCAGCACATCCGACATGGCCAGACTGGCAAACAGCGAGAGCGTATATGCCTGACGTGAGGGCGATTTCATGCCGTTCCCTTTGTCCTTGGCAGCTGTTGTGGCCTGGCTGACCTGCTTCAGGCGCTGCCTGAGGTTTGCCTTGGGCGCACCCATCGCGATGAGTTCGGCGCTCACCTGGTTGCCCGCCCCGGCTTGGGACCGCATCGACATCGGCATCAAGGCCACCAGCGGCCGGTCGGCCGGCGCCCGGTGTTCGTCGAGGTAGTGATGCAAAGCGTCGTCGACGATCGTCATGACGACATCGTTGATGGAGGTATCGGTGGCCTTGGCGACGGCCTTTAACTCGGCGAGCGGCAACTCCATATTCGCGTAGGCGCGTGCCGCCGATTTCGCGGTGTGGTTCAACAGGGTAGGGCTTGCGGCGAAGGGCAGGGCCCCCCGCTGCGGCTTGAGCTGCAGTGCTTGCGCGCCGAGGTCTACCGCGTCACCGACCATGCCGGCCAGATCCGACGGCAGCTTGGCGATGCCGGTGAGGCCGCGTTGCAGCCACTGCCGGCGCGAAACGCGCGGCTGCGGCCGGCGCGGCGCACGGGAGCTCGGTGCCGGCATCCATGGAGCGGCCAGCGTCTTGTCGTGCGGGGAGGTGCTCAGGAAACCGCGCATTGCACGCAGCCCGCCCTCACCGTCGATGAGCGCGTGGTGCACCTTGAGCATGATGGCGATGCGACCGCCCTCAATCCCATCGATGATGTAGCACTCCCACAGCGGGTGCCCCCGGTCGAGCAGCCCGGTGTTCAGGAATGACACCGTCTCGTAGAACTGGGCCATCGAACCGGGTCCCGGTAACACGATGTGCTGGACATGGTTTCGCATGTCCGGCTCGACGATTTCCCACCGCGCGAGATTCCTGCCCGGCCAGCTGAGCCTGTAGTTGAAGGGTTCGATCGCCCTACTGTGCCGATACGCGTCGAACAGGCGTGAGCCGAACGACGAATGCTGTCCTTTTGGTTTCTGGAAGATCGTGAAGGCCGTCATGTGAAACGGCCGGTTGGGCCGCTCGAGCAACAAGAAGGACAGATCGATCGGACTGATTCGGTTGGTGTTCATGCGGCTTCCTTTGTGCTCGCCACTGCGGTAAGGGAATTGAGTTCATCGACGAGGTAGTCGAACATTCGCCAGCCGTCGTCGAGCACCGCGCGGTCGGCCAGAATGCAGATGTTGGCCTGTCCGCAGTAGCTCCACATGGTGATGTTGAGCGCCGTGCCGTCAGCGATCTGACCGGTGGAGAACCAGTTCGATACCTTCCAATGATCTAGGTAGAGAGCTTCTTTGGGGCCGGGGACATTCGATAACACCACGTTGCCGAAGAATCCGAAGCGTCCTCGGCTGCGGTGTATCGCCTTGCGGATGATCTTGATGCCCCACGGTGGCAGCACCTGCATCACGGAGTTGAAATCGGCACCGGCCTCCTTGACCGCCTTGATGTGCCCTTTCATCTGCGTGTTCGCCTCGCGGCTGGCTTGCAGCCGTGCGCTCGGATCGGCGATGTCGCTGCGCAGCCAGCAGTAGTCCACGGTTGCGTAGTTACCCAAACCCTGCATACCCAAGGGCCGTTCGCCCGCGAACGGGGTAGCGCCGATCAGCGGGTGGGTGTCCGGGTCGTAGTCCAGGTCGACAAGCAGACGTCGTAGGGCACCGGCCGCGCAGCTGCTGAAGACGTCGTTGATGGTGACGCCGAGTGCCTTGGCCACGGCCGAGAAGTGCTGCAGCGGGACGCTGTCACAGACAAATGTGCGCCCGGCGCTCAGGTTGACGTTGATCGGTGTTCGTTGCATCTGCCGGGCCGACGGGTGCGCCGGCAAGCCGACCGACTTGCGCTTGCGGTCAAACAGGAATTTCCGCCATAGTCCGGTGGCCACCTTCGGCAGGTTGCCGATCACGGTCTCCGGCCAGTCCCGCACGGCCCAGCCCAGCCGGGTCGGCCAGGAGGGGAGTGGGGCGGGGCGATAGTCCGGAGCCTCGGCGGCTCCGACACCACGATGGGGCTGGTAGAACTGCTGCATCAGCCACGCGGCGCCGACGCCGTCGACATAGGCATGATGGACCAACATGACCAGCGCTACTTTGCCCTCGGCGAGTCCCTCGACCACCCACATCAGCCACAATGGGCGATCGCGCTCGAGTTGTGCCGAATAGATCGTTGTCATCACCGCACAGAGGCTTTTGTGGTCGCCCGGCGCCGGGCACGCGACGCGGCGAATGTGGTTGCGCAGCTCGAAGTCCGGATCTTCCACCCAATAGGGGTGATTCAGGCCTAGTGGCGACTCGACGCACTTCCACCGCAACATCGGCAGTAGATGAATCCGCCGCGCCGCCTCGGCGTAGAACCTGTCGAATGACCAGCCCTGCGCATCGGTGGACGGATCGATGATCGCCACCTTGAACGTGTGCATGTAGGCGCGCGGAGTCTCCATCC is from Mycobacterium marinum and encodes:
- a CDS encoding wax ester/triacylglycerol synthase family O-acyltransferase, translated to MTAPIKGVTRPQRLSGADAFMLGMETPRAYMHTFKVAIIDPSTDAQGWSFDRFYAEAARRIHLLPMLRWKCVESPLGLNHPYWVEDPDFELRNHIRRVACPAPGDHKSLCAVMTTIYSAQLERDRPLWLMWVVEGLAEGKVALVMLVHHAYVDGVGAAWLMQQFYQPHRGVGAAEAPDYRPAPLPSWPTRLGWAVRDWPETVIGNLPKVATGLWRKFLFDRKRKSVGLPAHPSARQMQRTPINVNLSAGRTFVCDSVPLQHFSAVAKALGVTINDVFSSCAAGALRRLLVDLDYDPDTHPLIGATPFAGERPLGMQGLGNYATVDYCWLRSDIADPSARLQASREANTQMKGHIKAVKEAGADFNSVMQVLPPWGIKIIRKAIHRSRGRFGFFGNVVLSNVPGPKEALYLDHWKVSNWFSTGQIADGTALNITMWSYCGQANICILADRAVLDDGWRMFDYLVDELNSLTAVASTKEAA
- a CDS encoding PE family protein; this translates as MSYLTVAPEALSAATSDAAEIGSALAAANAAAAARTAGLLSAGGDEVSAAIAAVFSAHGVQYQAISAQMAQFHRQFAQALSAANRSYALAEAANASPLQAIEQQLLAAINAPTQTLLGRPLIGNGVDGAPGQSGAAGGLLWGNGGAGGAGTATHTAGGNGGDAGLIGNGGAGGAGFNAGNGAAGGAGGAGGHGGWLYGNGGVGGVGGTGGAGVPAVPTGGHGGAGGVGGAAGLWGDGGAGGAGGQGGAGRVGAAGGASPGGTGGHGGVGGIGGSGGAGGWLAGNGGSGGAGGAGGMGGMGGTGASIGGGGGTGGAGGSGAAGGDGGWLFGDGGSGGAGGVGGQGGAGRGSEIGGGTGGAGSAGGAGGAGGAGAWLFGNGGSGGAGGAGGMGGNGGNGVGNPGDGGDGGGGGAGAGGGDGGWLWGSGGNGGSGGAGRDGGDGGVNPKSGGTGVAGAGGDGGDGGDGGDAALVGNGGNGGAGGSGVTDGAGGSGGAGGGLYGTPGMSG
- a CDS encoding acyl-CoA synthetase, whose amino-acid sequence is MKNIGAMLKQRAHISPRLQAYVEPSTNVRMDYTELNILTNRCASVLRALGVGKGDRVALLMPNSVAFCCLFYGAAKLGAVAVPLNTRLAAPELGFILADSGSTVLIYDQSLQPVVTAIKAATERSHNVLSWVPLSDGEGCLAQRLETADAGEPVCDSGGSDNLFIMYTSGTTGNPKGVVHTHDSVHTAASSWSLTVDVRYQDRLLLPLPMFHVAALTTVIMCAMRGVALVSMPQFDPAKAWSLIVDERVSLAGAVPAILNFMRLVPEFTELDAPEFRCFITGGAPMPEALIRMYAAKNMQVVQGYALTESCGGGTLLLGEDALAKVGSAGRATMFADVRVRTDDGMIAERGQGEVVIKSDFLLKEYWNRPDATRDAFHGDWFRTGDVGEIDSDGYLYIKDRIKDMIISGGENIYPAEIENVITGIPGVTEVAVIGLPDQKWGEIACAIVVSDQGAVSEAGIVEFCAARLARYKLPKRLIFTAALPRNPAGKVLKRELRELYR
- a CDS encoding WS/DGAT/MGAT family O-acyltransferase codes for the protein MNTNRISPIDLSFLLLERPNRPFHMTAFTIFQKPKGQHSSFGSRLFDAYRHSRAIEPFNYRLSWPGRNLARWEIVEPDMRNHVQHIVLPGPGSMAQFYETVSFLNTGLLDRGHPLWECYIIDGIEGGRIAIMLKVHHALIDGEGGLRAMRGFLSTSPHDKTLAAPWMPAPSSRAPRRPQPRVSRRQWLQRGLTGIAKLPSDLAGMVGDAVDLGAQALQLKPQRGALPFAASPTLLNHTAKSAARAYANMELPLAELKAVAKATDTSINDVVMTIVDDALHHYLDEHRAPADRPLVALMPMSMRSQAGAGNQVSAELIAMGAPKANLRQRLKQVSQATTAAKDKGNGMKSPSRQAYTLSLFASLAMSDVLPGFGKAPSANLVISNMKGPAEQLYLAGAPMVSFGGLPILPPGAGLNVTVASVNEQLCLGIGAAPEAVREPVRLAQLIEQAFGQLQTDIGRSAPAIAGHQADSA